The Halomonas binhaiensis nucleotide sequence CTATGCCGTTGCTGGTATCGGTAGCCGGCAATTCCCTTTCCGCACTGGCAATCAATGAGTGCCATCATACTTGTGTCGCAGGTGGAAACAGTGCTCTGAAGTCCTTCCTGCGCTATACCCAACTGATCTACGTCGGCGATCCTGATGTTTGGCAAGGTAACAAGAGCTTGCCGTTGATGCAGAAAGTGACCTTGACCAAAGGGGAATATCACGCCTGGTTGACCTACATCTCAGAGCATGTGACCAAGGCAAGCGGCAAGCGGCTGAATGTTGATGATGCTTTACCATTCATCGAAGGTACCGGCGGTAACTTTGCGGTCAATTCGGAAGACAATGACGCCTTGATCAGCGTCGCCTTGCCAGTATTCGACGAACAAGGTAACGCTCTCGATATCTTTGATGCCAAGGATGTCGGCAAGCGGAGCGATGATCTGTGGCAGAACGCCCGCGACGTGACCGCAAAGATCGTGGGCGAAAAGCCGATGAACAAGACCATTGCCGCAGGCCTGGTGACGTGGAATGCCGTTGGCACTGTCTGGGATGAACTGACAGGAGAGGCGGACGCCGATATGCTCAAGCTCTCAGGGGCTATCGTGAACCTGGGAACATCGAGCATGCAGCTCATCGAGGAATATGCTGTCATCAGGACGGCTGCCGTAGGGCCAAGTGGCAGTGCAGCCGCGAACTGGGTAGGCAGCGGCGCCTGGGCGCTGGCAAAGCCGGTGTTGAGTGTGGCGGCTGGTGTGCTCTCTATCGTCGATGGCTTCAAGAAGCTGAGTGAAGCAGCTCATGGCAAACGGTTGGGCATACCGGATAGCTTGATCTCAAGACGAGAACTTGTCGGGGGCGCGACCATCGCCGGTGGGGTTCTCGGGTTGATAGGGCTCGCCGTGCCTGCTTTGGGAATACCAGCCGTTGGTATCATTATTGGCATTGTGATGCTGGTGATAGCGTTTGCCTTCGTCGAGCTGGTGGCGCCTTCCGTGGGCATGTGGATCAACCGTAGTATCCTGGGTTATCACAGAGGCCAGGTGGAAGAGTTCAAGAGTGCCGATGAGGAACGCGCTTCCCTGGATATGGTCTTTAGGGGAGTGACGGTTGAGCTGACCTGGGAGAATGCCCTGAACGCCGGACCTGCCGTGATGCCGCATATGATGCCAGCGGAGCAGCAGCCAGCCCGCGTAAGTGGCTACCCGGCAATTGCCGGCCAGAACGAGCCAGAGTACACCGCGAAGCGGATTGCGTTGAAGGTAACCGTGCCAAAGCTGGATGAGGTGTACATTGCTTTAAGCCTTGATGGGAATGTAGGGGAAAAAGAAAGGCCAGAAAATCTGTATCGATACGAATTAAAAAAGGAGAAAGGAAACTCCGGTCTTGCAATACTAGAGGCTGGGAAAGATCCAGAATCCAATGTTGCACCAATATCTATCAACACAAAGGACGATAGCTATAGCATTGAAATAGTGCGCACTCGTGATAACTCTACATTAGGTAATGGAGTGAGGTTGAGTGTGGTATTCCAAGGAGCGGGGGTAGACAATGAGAGAAAACAAGATGTCTTTACAATACATTTTTAGAAAAATATTTATTCTGTTGTTTTTTCTCTATACGCCGTTATCAATGGCGGGGGTTCTATATGAGAATCCCATTGAGAATGGTCCTGGTCATGACTTGTTTGAGACTTCATTTCATGAGCTATTGACTGATGTGGAACGGAAGCCTGTAGATGAGTCGGTTATAAAGGCTCAATACCTCCTTGGGCTAGTATATATGAATGGGTCATCAAATTGGGACGTCGATCGCGATATAGAGAAAAGCATAAAATACCTCTTGAGTGCTTGGAGTAATGAAGTAGCGGATTCAGGCTATACCCTTGCACGCATATATTATAATGGTGCTGGGGTAGAAAAGGATAACCAGACAGCTTTAGAGTATTTGCAAAAATCAGCCGAGATGGGATTCCTGATTTCCCAGCAAGCGTTAGGAAAAGCGTATCTTGGTGAAGATGAGTGGGAAGGACTGGTCTCACAAGATATACCAAGAGGAATTTGTTGGTTGGAAAAAGCAGGAAATGCTGGAGATTTAGAATCCTCTATAACTTTGGCTTATCTATACTGGCAAGGAGAACTGGTTGAAGAAGATGATGAGGCAGCCCTTCAATGGATGTTAAAAGGATTTTCGTCAAAATATGGCGTTAGTGATAGTGGTGATGCCGGAGCCCGACTGGCTGAATTCTATGAAAAAGGGATAGGCACAGAAATAGATTTAGTACAAGCCTACAAATATTATGACCTTCAAGGGACTGCGGGTCTTGATGACAAGGCCAGACTTGCCGAAGAAATGACACAAGATCAGATCGATGAAGCTATCCGTCTGTCACGTGAATGGCAAGAAAAGCATAATACATTCGTGCCTAGCTATGATGGACTCGAGCATCAACCCGATGGTAGCTATCGCTAATACTCGCTCTAAAGTCTTTATCTGAATAATAAGCCTTATGCACTCAAGTGTACATAAGGATTATTATTGATTGTATTGTTCTGGCAGGGTAGACGAGAAATTGATTTTTCGTTGTAATTTCATCTTGTTTTTCTCGATGCTTCTTTCGCTCTCTGCGCATGCTGAGGTGCTGTATGAGAATCCTGTTGAAAATGGTCCAGGGAATGATTTGTTTGAATCATCGTTTCAAGCACTATTAAATGATGCTGATCGTCATCCTGTAGATGAGTCATCAATAAAGGCTAAATATCTCCTTGGTCTAGTATATTTGAATGGATCTGCAAATTGGAACGTAGAGCGTGATGTTGATAAAAGTAAAAAATATCTTTTGGATGCCTGGGCTAGTGAAGCAGCAGATGCTGGCTATACTTTGGCTCATATTTATTATATGGGGTTAGGAGTAGAGAAAAACAACAAAAAAGCTCTGGAATATTTAAATGAGTCGGCAAGAATGGGATATCTCCCTTCGCAGCGAGAGTTGGGAAAATCATATATTGGTTATCATGAAAGTTGGGATGGATTGGTTGAACGAGATATTTCTGAGGGATTGTGCTGGCTGAAAAAGGCCGCTAATGCGGGGGACTTAAAGTCTGCCAGAGCGGTTGCTCAAGTTTACTATGCCGGTGACCTTGTCCCACAAGATTATGAAGCTGCTTTTGATTGGCTGAAGAAATCTTCCGAATCTAAATATGGTACAGACTCTTTTGCATTTGATTCATTAGCAATGTTCTATGAGAAGGGACTTGGTACAGAAAAAGACCTAGTGCAAGCCTATAAATATAGTGACTTGCAAGGAACGGCTGGTGTTGATGATAAGACTAGACTTGCCAAAGAAATGACACAAGAGCAGGTCGATGAAGCTATCCGTCTGTCACGTGAATGGCAAGAAAAGCATAATACATTTGTGCCTAGCTATGATGGTCTTGAACACCAATCTGATGGTAGCTATCGCTGATACTCGCTATAAAGTCTTTGTCTGAATATGAAGCCTTATGTACTCAGTGTACATAAGGCTTCATATTGATTGTATTCTTCTGGCAGGGTAGACGAGAAATTGATTTTTCGTTGTTTTACCGTCCTAAGTCTCTCGGTATTTATTTCTCTCTCAGTGTATGCTGAGGTGCTGTATGAGAATCCTGTTGAAAATGAGCTTGGAAGAGAACTGTTAAACACCACCTTCGAGGAACTGCTGGAAGAAGCTGAGAAAGATATAGATGATGAGTGTGTAATAAAATCT carries:
- a CDS encoding tetratricopeptide repeat protein encodes the protein MSLQYIFRKIFILLFFLYTPLSMAGVLYENPIENGPGHDLFETSFHELLTDVERKPVDESVIKAQYLLGLVYMNGSSNWDVDRDIEKSIKYLLSAWSNEVADSGYTLARIYYNGAGVEKDNQTALEYLQKSAEMGFLISQQALGKAYLGEDEWEGLVSQDIPRGICWLEKAGNAGDLESSITLAYLYWQGELVEEDDEAALQWMLKGFSSKYGVSDSGDAGARLAEFYEKGIGTEIDLVQAYKYYDLQGTAGLDDKARLAEEMTQDQIDEAIRLSREWQEKHNTFVPSYDGLEHQPDGSYR
- a CDS encoding tetratricopeptide repeat protein, translating into MLLSLSAHAEVLYENPVENGPGNDLFESSFQALLNDADRHPVDESSIKAKYLLGLVYLNGSANWNVERDVDKSKKYLLDAWASEAADAGYTLAHIYYMGLGVEKNNKKALEYLNESARMGYLPSQRELGKSYIGYHESWDGLVERDISEGLCWLKKAANAGDLKSARAVAQVYYAGDLVPQDYEAAFDWLKKSSESKYGTDSFAFDSLAMFYEKGLGTEKDLVQAYKYSDLQGTAGVDDKTRLAKEMTQEQVDEAIRLSREWQEKHNTFVPSYDGLEHQSDGSYR